A single Kryptolebias marmoratus isolate JLee-2015 linkage group LG16, ASM164957v2, whole genome shotgun sequence DNA region contains:
- the LOC112450759 gene encoding sialic acid-binding Ig-like lectin 10 gives MSFQRNAAVQRGAHTLPENLMLLKKQGKHKKRQKILQTLKQRSVEKRREKLDKTRKACPVEGGSEHFRHQIRMFVLIWVTVCFFLRGSADAKGSSVWGTTKCQTNNYCVTLHDGTITAEAGLCAVISCSFTAAFTPTHIIWYKCDPLKTKCEDSVFDSNMDNDKVQSGFKGRISLLEPDVSKKNCSIIISDLKESDSGLYQLRVEETNVPTEAFTYTVSRASLSVTGLTQKPTVVIPPLTEGQESTLTCTAPGLCSGSQPKITWTWRKGGKDSQLTGNITAAKTENLTAVTQRHSSTLTFNLSAEHHGTNITCQVSFEGNTTREETVTLNVNYRRNPQIIGSTTVKEGDLLNLTCRAESFPPSVVTWTNHSVLGIQLYNNTGSATLEISNVTAEASGQYTCTATHLNTTTLAQADVTVIYKRKLQVIGNTTVKKGSDLNLTCSVESSPPSVIKWTKHSAHGIHLHNNTGSAALIISNVTAEDSGQYICTATHQNKNETTQVDVTVTWLSKIQNGSGCFLQSKVLTCVCISEGFPLPTIKWPLLEGHAEYSVIRTVSNNTVSSTVSLNGGNHGNMSVECVSSNGNAEAKQTFMIKQDMSKNDDGPKISSVSWLQVILAFFIGVLLSALFSCLILKYCRKKQKNSGYLDDNVEMISQDNSLVYMLVHLIIIFCFILIAPNI, from the exons atgtcttttcagagaaaCGCTGCTGTTCAAAGGGGTGCCCACACACTTCCTGAAAACTTAATGTTGCtcaaaaaacaaggaaaacacaaaaaaagacaaaagatacTTCAGACTCTAAAACAAAGGTCTGTggagaagagaagagagaagCTGGACAAGACCAGAAAG GCTTGTCCTGTGGAGGGAGGCTCTGAACATTTTAGGCATCAAATCAGGATGTTTGTCCTCATCTGGgtaactgtttgtttcttcttgagAGGCAGCGCTGATGCAAAAG gTTCATCGGTCTGGGGGACAACAAAGTGCCAAACAAATAATTACTGTGTTACTTTACATGATGGAACCATAACAGCAGAGGCTGGACTCTGTGCTGTGATATCGTGTTCCTTCACAGCTGCCTTTACACCCACACATATAATTTGGTACAAATGTGACccattaaagacaaaatgtgaagACTCTGTGTTTGACTCCAACATGGACAATGATAAAGTTCAGTCTGGGTTCAAAGGTCGAATCTCACTGTTGGAGCCTGATGTGAGTAAGAAGAACTGCAGCATCATCATCAGTGACCTCAAAGAGTCTGATTCTGGATTATATCAGCTCAGAGTTGAAGAAACAAATGTACCAACAGAAGCATTTACATATACAGTTTCAAGAGCAAGTCTCTCTGTAACAG GTCTCACTCAGAAGCCCACAGTGGTGATTCCTCCTCTGACAGAGGGACAGGAGTCCACTCTGACCTGCACTGCTCCTGGTCTCTGCTCTGGATCTCAGCCTAAAATCACCTGGACATGGAGAAAAGGAGGGAAGGACTCTCAACTCACAGGAAACATCACTGCTGCAAAAACTGAGAATCTGACTGCagtcacacagagacacagttcaactctgacctttaacctttcagCTGAACACCACGGCACCAACATCACCTGTCAGGTCAGCTTTGAAGGTAACACAACTAGAGAGGAGACTGTCACTCTGAATGTGAATT ATAGAAGGAATCCCCAGATTATTGGAAGTACAACTGTAAAAGAGGGAGATTTGCTGAATCTGACCTGCAGAGCTGAAAGTTTCCCTCCATCAGTTGTCACATGGACCAATCATTCAGTCCTTGGAATTCAGCTCTACAACAACACAGGATCAGCTACTCTTGAAATCTCAAATGTGACAGCAGAGGCTTCTGGACAGTACACCTGTACAGCAACACACTTGAACACAACTACCCTTGCACAAGCTGATGTCACAGTGATTT ataaaagaaaacttcaggTTATTGGAAACACAACAGTTAAAAAGGGGAGTGATCTAAATCTGACCTGCAGTGTTGAAAGTTCTCCTCCATCAGTTATAAAGTGGACTAAACATTCAGCTCATGGAATTCACCTCCACAACAACACTGGATCAGCTGCTCTCATCATCTCAAATGTGACAGCTGAGGATTCTGGACAGTACATTTGCACAGCGACACACCAAAACAAGAATGAGACTACACAAGTTGATGTAACAGTGACTT GGCTTTCAAAGATCCAAAATGGTTCTGGATGTTTTCTCCAGTCAAAGGTCCTGACCTGTGTGTGTATCAGTGAGGGGTTTCCTTTACCCACCATCAAGTGGCCTCTGCTGGAGGGCCACGCTGAATACTCTGTCATTAGAACTGTGTCAAACAACACTGTCAGCAGCACTGTTTCCCTAAATGGAGGAAACCATGGCAACATGAGTGTTGAATGTGTTAGCAGCAATGGAAAtgcagaagcaaaacaaacctTCATGATTAAACAAGACATGTCAAAAAATGACG ATGGGCctaaaatctcttcagtttccTGGCTGCAGGTCATTTTGGCCTTCTTCATCGGGGTTCTCCTTTCAGCTCTTTTCAGTTGTTTGATCTTAAAATACTGCAG gaaaaagcagaaaaattctGGATATTTGGATGACAATGTAGAGATGATTTCTCAAGATAACTCATTGGTATATATGCTTGTTCATctaattataattttttgttttattcttattgcTCCAAATATCTGA
- the LOC108240305 gene encoding uncharacterized protein LOC108240305 isoform X2 translates to MFPLIWFILLLAVQEMLKSYKCDHQSDSLTFECKEEQEDKNPDFTLMICVSNCNDKSTKTVSLNFTSKITKKCVSSILDKINETLTNLPKTQKPKNVTNPTESPTTKKVTNPTVSQNTMSTENCINLTESQNTSVPFLTRIWEMVQKEPLLSLPFLGTGVLIGMLLSSIIACFVSKCHRKKSRNLDGLEMVTTETFSKKEEEEIQDFQDDGIQDQDGAEAGAESGGQLAAETNEPTEQNMYSSVNHTDVAPKETVYSNIDFSAMKERNPTDVEKKQDATETEYAEIKKGETKEGLDNNEDDSEMLGGSDEKEGKQSLLSEEVVGEDVPLYSSVDEIMEEN, encoded by the exons ATGTTTCCTCTCATTTGGTTCATTCTTCTCCTTGCTGTCCaag AGATGTTGAAGAGCTATAAATGTGATCATCAGTCAGACTCCCTGACCTTTGAGTGTAAGGAAGAGCAGGAGGACAAAAACCCTGATTTCACTCTTATGATCTGTGTGTCCAACTGCAACGACAAAAGTACCAAGACAGTGTCTCTAAACTTTACTTCCAAAATCACTAAGAAGTGtgtcagcagcattttggacaagattaatgaaactctcaccaacttacctaaaacacaaaaaccaa AAAATGTCACCAACCCAACTGAGTCACCAACCACAA AAAAGGTCACCAACCCAACTGTGTCACAAAACACAA tgtcaaCAGAAAATTGCATCAACTTAACTGAGTCACAAAACACAA GTGTGCCATTTCTCACAAGGATTTGGGAAATGGTGCAGAAAGAGCCATTGCTGTCTCTCCCTTTCCTTGGGACCGGAGTTCTGATTGGGATGTTACTTTCATCCATCATTGCTTGTTTTGTCAGCAAATGTCACAG aaagaagtcaAGAAATCTGGATGGTCTGGAGATGGTGACCACTGAAACTTTTTCTAAG aaggaggaggaggagatccaGGACTTCCAGGATGATGGGATCCAGGACCAAGATGGAGCAGAAGCAGGAGCTGAGTCTGGAGGACAGTTAGCAGCTGAGACGAATGAGCCAACAGAACAGAATATGTACTCTAGTGTTAATCATACAGATGTGGCACCAAAGGAGACAGTGTATTCTAACATAGACTTTTCTGCAATGAAGGAGAGGAATCCTACTGACGTGGAGAAGAAACAGGATGCCACAGAGACTGAGTACGCTGagattaaaaaaggagaaaccaaagAGGGACTAGACAACAATGAAGATGATAGTGAAATGTTGGGGGGCAGTGATGAGAAGGAGGGAAAACAGAGCCTGCTGTCAGAGGaggtggtgggggaggatgTGCCTCTGTACTCCAGCGTGGATGAAATAATGGAGGAGAACTGA
- the LOC108240305 gene encoding uncharacterized protein LOC108240305 isoform X1 yields MFPLIWFILLLAVQEMLKSYKCDHQSDSLTFECKEEQEDKNPDFTLMICVSNCNDKSTKTVSLNFTSKITKKCVSSILDKINETLTNLPKTQKPKNVTNPTESPTTKKVTNPTVSQNTICFELIFFLVSTENCINLTESQNTSVPFLTRIWEMVQKEPLLSLPFLGTGVLIGMLLSSIIACFVSKCHRKKSRNLDGLEMVTTETFSKKEEEEIQDFQDDGIQDQDGAEAGAESGGQLAAETNEPTEQNMYSSVNHTDVAPKETVYSNIDFSAMKERNPTDVEKKQDATETEYAEIKKGETKEGLDNNEDDSEMLGGSDEKEGKQSLLSEEVVGEDVPLYSSVDEIMEEN; encoded by the exons ATGTTTCCTCTCATTTGGTTCATTCTTCTCCTTGCTGTCCaag AGATGTTGAAGAGCTATAAATGTGATCATCAGTCAGACTCCCTGACCTTTGAGTGTAAGGAAGAGCAGGAGGACAAAAACCCTGATTTCACTCTTATGATCTGTGTGTCCAACTGCAACGACAAAAGTACCAAGACAGTGTCTCTAAACTTTACTTCCAAAATCACTAAGAAGTGtgtcagcagcattttggacaagattaatgaaactctcaccaacttacctaaaacacaaaaaccaa AAAATGTCACCAACCCAACTGAGTCACCAACCACAA AAAAGGTCACCAACCCAACTGTGTCACAAAACACAA TTTGTtttgagctgattttttttttagtgtcaaCAGAAAATTGCATCAACTTAACTGAGTCACAAAACACAA GTGTGCCATTTCTCACAAGGATTTGGGAAATGGTGCAGAAAGAGCCATTGCTGTCTCTCCCTTTCCTTGGGACCGGAGTTCTGATTGGGATGTTACTTTCATCCATCATTGCTTGTTTTGTCAGCAAATGTCACAG aaagaagtcaAGAAATCTGGATGGTCTGGAGATGGTGACCACTGAAACTTTTTCTAAG aaggaggaggaggagatccaGGACTTCCAGGATGATGGGATCCAGGACCAAGATGGAGCAGAAGCAGGAGCTGAGTCTGGAGGACAGTTAGCAGCTGAGACGAATGAGCCAACAGAACAGAATATGTACTCTAGTGTTAATCATACAGATGTGGCACCAAAGGAGACAGTGTATTCTAACATAGACTTTTCTGCAATGAAGGAGAGGAATCCTACTGACGTGGAGAAGAAACAGGATGCCACAGAGACTGAGTACGCTGagattaaaaaaggagaaaccaaagAGGGACTAGACAACAATGAAGATGATAGTGAAATGTTGGGGGGCAGTGATGAGAAGGAGGGAAAACAGAGCCTGCTGTCAGAGGaggtggtgggggaggatgTGCCTCTGTACTCCAGCGTGGATGAAATAATGGAGGAGAACTGA